One Pseudomonas lalucatii genomic window carries:
- a CDS encoding OprD family porin, with amino-acid sequence MLPPRRSSEQTSRSIAALSRYALRAADNAVRNGLEILALGKQQQTPPKEISMAVTVTTSVATAPVDASRAAPPAGLRRAQRPGALAPCIQAASLFVLLAPLAAHADLIGDSQLNLGLRNFYLDRDFRGDAAPISRAGSWSQGFDLRFTSGYTEGPLQFGLDASAQYAYRLDGGGGRGPDTVLPYDRSEGEQVRDYGRAALTAKVRHSKTELTVGEHRPMLPVAFFDDSRQLASTFHGIQITSKEIDSLSLTAGRFNEIATRESADHEKPYLFTRPFGPRHPSDGLNFAGGTYTFSPKLSATYFYGQLEDIYQQHYLGLTHNASLANGYSLKTDLRYYDNSTDGDALYGEIDNHTYGLLSSLKKGAHTFSLGYQRMLGDSGFPTLNGFTPQPHLVNWSALAFIRPNESSWQLRYDYDFAAQGLPGLRLMTRYLRGSGIKRAGNLSDSSESERDLYLSYVVQSGPLKGLGFGWLNIDAKVQHGSDFNENRLITTYTWKLW; translated from the coding sequence ATGCTGCCGCCACGCCGAAGCAGCGAACAGACCTCACGATCAATAGCTGCGCTGTCACGATACGCATTGCGCGCAGCGGATAACGCCGTGCGTAACGGCTTGGAAATACTGGCCCTGGGGAAACAACAACAAACACCCCCTAAGGAGATTTCCATGGCAGTTACTGTCACGACATCAGTCGCCACTGCACCTGTCGACGCCTCGCGTGCCGCCCCCCCGGCCGGGCTTCGCCGGGCGCAGCGCCCGGGGGCCCTGGCGCCCTGCATCCAGGCCGCCAGCCTATTCGTCTTACTCGCCCCTCTGGCCGCACACGCCGATCTCATAGGCGACAGCCAGCTCAACCTGGGTCTGCGCAACTTCTATCTGGATCGCGACTTTCGCGGCGACGCCGCACCGATCTCCCGCGCGGGCAGCTGGAGCCAGGGCTTCGACCTGCGCTTTACCTCCGGCTATACCGAGGGGCCGCTGCAGTTCGGCCTGGATGCCTCGGCGCAGTATGCCTATCGTCTCGACGGCGGCGGTGGGCGCGGCCCGGACACCGTCCTGCCCTACGATCGCAGCGAAGGTGAACAGGTCCGGGATTACGGTCGCGCCGCGCTGACCGCCAAGGTCCGCCATTCGAAAACCGAACTCACGGTCGGAGAGCATCGACCGATGCTGCCAGTCGCCTTCTTCGACGACAGCCGTCAGTTGGCCAGTACCTTCCACGGCATCCAGATCACCTCCAAGGAGATCGACAGCCTGAGCCTGACGGCCGGGCGCTTCAACGAGATTGCCACGCGCGAATCTGCCGATCACGAGAAGCCCTATCTGTTCACGCGCCCCTTCGGGCCGCGTCATCCCAGCGATGGGCTGAATTTCGCCGGGGGGACCTACACCTTCAGTCCGAAGCTGTCGGCCACCTATTTCTACGGCCAACTGGAAGATATCTATCAGCAGCACTACCTGGGCCTGACCCACAACGCCTCGCTGGCTAACGGCTACAGCCTGAAGACTGACCTGCGTTACTACGACAACAGCACCGATGGCGATGCGCTGTACGGCGAAATCGACAATCACACCTATGGACTCCTCAGCTCGCTCAAGAAGGGCGCACACACCTTCAGCCTGGGCTATCAACGCATGCTCGGCGATAGCGGCTTCCCAACCCTCAATGGCTTCACCCCACAACCCCATTTGGTCAACTGGTCGGCCCTGGCCTTCATCAGGCCGAACGAAAGCTCCTGGCAGCTGCGCTACGACTACGACTTTGCGGCGCAGGGCTTGCCGGGCTTGCGGCTCATGACCCGTTACCTGCGCGGCAGCGGCATCAAGCGTGCCGGGAACCTGAGCGACTCAAGCGAGAGCGAGCGCGACCTGTACCTGAGTTATGTCGTGCAGAGCGGCCCGCTGAAGGGGCTCGGCTTCGGCTGGCTCAATATCGATGCCAAGGTCCAGCACGGCAGTGACTTCAACGAGAACCGGCTGATCACCACCTACACCTGGAAGCTCTGGTAG
- a CDS encoding ammonia-forming cytochrome c nitrite reductase subunit c552, whose protein sequence is MADDPPADTPGFVGSQACAGCHREQFQAWQGSQHARAMQHATTETVLGDFTGATFSYAGVESRFYRRDGKFFVHTDGPDGRLDEFEIRYTFGVEPLQQYLVEFPDGRLQALSIAWDGRPASAGGQRWFHLYPDEQVGYRDELHWTRPAQNWNFMCADCHSTNLRKGYEAEADRFASSWSEISVGCEACHGPGSNHLQWARGEGETTHKGLALLLDERRGVGWRRTIEQLTASRDTPLRESKEQQVCAQCHSRRSQLAEGYHAGKQLLDHYSPALLESGLYHVDGQQREEVFISASFEQSRMHAAGVTCSDCHEPHGQKLRVQGNALCGQCHSPDYFDSAAHHFHPAGSAGVQCVDCHMPQTTYMVIDPRRDHSLRIPRPDLSVSLGTPNACNDCHKERSAEWAAQAIRRHHPQPAEGNQRFAVAWSAAEKNVPGAAAALARLLTDPAQPALVRASSAARLGAQARHVDRLALRESLGDSSPLVRRAVISSLEWLPAGERGEWLAPLLSDPVRSVRSEAARLLADVPLPQAQKKTFERALGEYEAQLRLNADRAEARSELARLRRRQGREEEAVEQLEAAIRLDALYQPAYLEIADLHRSAGRESQAEAVLRQGLAMRPQGALLHYSLGLGLVRQQRSKEALKHLRHANILAPDDPRYAFALALALQSRFPERALSTVEEALGKNPQDLDLLWLAGVYSLAQGRPDAAAGYADRILAVSPGLPKALALLRNANNRRTGTGIPRR, encoded by the coding sequence ATGGCCGACGATCCGCCAGCCGACACGCCCGGCTTCGTCGGCAGCCAGGCTTGCGCTGGCTGCCATCGGGAGCAGTTCCAGGCCTGGCAGGGCTCGCAGCATGCGCGCGCCATGCAGCACGCCACGACCGAGACGGTGCTCGGGGATTTCACCGGCGCGACCTTCAGCTATGCCGGAGTCGAGTCGCGCTTCTACCGCCGAGACGGGAAATTCTTCGTGCACACCGACGGTCCTGACGGTCGGCTGGACGAGTTCGAGATCCGGTACACCTTCGGTGTAGAGCCGCTGCAGCAGTATCTGGTGGAGTTCCCCGACGGTCGTCTGCAGGCGCTGTCCATCGCCTGGGACGGCCGGCCGGCCAGCGCGGGCGGGCAACGCTGGTTTCACCTCTATCCGGATGAGCAGGTCGGCTATCGGGACGAGCTGCACTGGACCCGGCCGGCGCAGAACTGGAATTTCATGTGCGCCGACTGCCATTCGACCAACCTGCGGAAGGGCTACGAGGCCGAGGCGGACCGCTTCGCCAGCAGCTGGTCGGAGATCAGTGTCGGCTGCGAGGCCTGCCATGGTCCTGGGTCGAATCACCTGCAATGGGCGCGCGGGGAGGGTGAAACTACGCACAAAGGTCTGGCGCTGCTGCTCGACGAACGCCGAGGCGTCGGTTGGCGCAGAACCATCGAGCAGCTCACCGCCAGCCGCGACACGCCTCTACGGGAGAGCAAGGAGCAGCAGGTCTGCGCGCAATGCCACTCGCGGCGAAGCCAGCTCGCCGAGGGCTATCATGCCGGCAAACAGCTGCTCGATCACTACAGCCCAGCGCTTTTGGAGTCAGGCCTTTATCATGTCGACGGCCAGCAGCGCGAAGAGGTGTTCATCTCTGCTTCCTTCGAACAGAGCCGGATGCACGCGGCTGGGGTGACCTGCTCCGACTGCCACGAGCCCCATGGGCAAAAACTGCGCGTGCAGGGTAACGCCTTATGCGGGCAGTGCCATTCGCCTGACTATTTCGACAGCGCTGCTCACCACTTCCATCCGGCCGGCTCGGCCGGCGTGCAGTGTGTCGACTGCCACATGCCGCAGACTACCTACATGGTCATCGACCCGCGGCGCGACCACAGCCTGCGTATCCCACGCCCTGACCTGAGCGTCAGCTTGGGGACGCCCAATGCCTGCAACGACTGCCACAAGGAACGCTCGGCCGAGTGGGCCGCGCAGGCAATACGCAGGCACCATCCACAGCCGGCCGAAGGCAACCAGCGCTTCGCAGTCGCCTGGTCGGCGGCCGAGAAAAACGTGCCGGGGGCCGCTGCCGCACTGGCAAGGCTTCTGACCGATCCGGCGCAACCTGCCTTGGTGCGCGCCAGCTCAGCCGCGCGCCTGGGCGCTCAGGCCCGCCATGTAGACAGGCTAGCTCTGCGCGAGAGTCTTGGCGATTCAAGCCCGTTGGTTCGCCGGGCGGTCATTAGCTCCCTCGAATGGTTGCCGGCCGGCGAGCGTGGCGAGTGGCTGGCGCCGTTACTTAGCGACCCGGTGCGCAGCGTGCGCAGCGAGGCGGCGCGCCTGCTCGCGGACGTGCCTCTGCCGCAAGCTCAAAAGAAGACCTTTGAGCGCGCACTGGGCGAATACGAAGCACAGCTGCGGTTGAACGCCGATCGTGCAGAGGCACGCAGCGAACTTGCCCGCTTGCGTCGTCGGCAGGGTCGTGAGGAGGAGGCCGTCGAACAGCTCGAGGCAGCCATTCGCCTCGACGCCCTGTATCAGCCTGCATACCTAGAGATTGCCGATCTGCACCGTAGCGCAGGGCGCGAATCGCAGGCCGAGGCCGTGCTCCGCCAGGGACTTGCGATGCGTCCGCAGGGGGCGCTGCTGCATTACTCGCTGGGCCTTGGTCTGGTGCGGCAGCAGCGCAGCAAAGAAGCGCTCAAACACTTACGGCACGCGAATATTTTGGCGCCCGACGACCCACGCTATGCTTTTGCCCTAGCCTTGGCCCTCCAGTCACGCTTTCCAGAGCGAGCACTCTCGACTGTCGAGGAGGCTTTGGGCAAAAACCCGCAAGACCTCGACCTTCTATGGTTGGCAGGCGTCTATAGCCTGGCGCAAGGTCGTCCTGACGCGGCAGCCGGCTACGCTGACCGGATTTTGGCGGTAAGCCCAGGTTTACCCAAAGCACTGGCCCTGCTGAGGAACGCCAATAACAGACGTACTGGCACAGGAATACCGCGCCGCTGA
- a CDS encoding arylsulfatase has protein sequence MAINNNKRDFTMNLRQLSLAFCITSLVSLSCQAVEKPNFLIIIADDLGYSDLGSFGGEIQTPNLDSLAREGVRLTNFQAAPTCSPTRSMLLSGTDSHQAGLGNMGELLQEDQKGKPGYEGYLNQRVANLAEVMQEAGYSTYTTGKWHLGRTEELSPKARGFDRSYILVQGGASHFDDQKAIISVDPKAIYREDGKQVEVPEGFFSSEFYTDRMIQYIEADKAKGKPFLGVLSYTAPHWPLHAPDQWIDKYKGRYAEGYEALRQQRLKRMQEQGIVPAGISANTPMESGLPTWEQLTEEQRQREARSMEVYAAMVDNMDHHIGRMLDYLRQSGQLDNTFVLFMSDNGADGNSPIDLPGNREWMASDFDNSLENMGRKGSYIDYGAQWAQVGATPYPFFKGFTSQGGTTVPVIVKYPSLEKQAGQINGGFFHVMDVMPTILELAGIKHPGNRFKGRSVQPMQGRSMLPGLLGEAMPERAVGWELFGRRAVRKGDWKMTWMTAPYGSAAWKLYNLAQDPVEANDLAEQEPAKLAELTQEWDDYVKRNNVLLGPVKIKYGFETCLYEHCFE, from the coding sequence ATGGCCATCAATAACAACAAGAGGGACTTCACCATGAACCTGAGGCAACTGAGCCTGGCGTTCTGCATTACCAGCCTTGTCAGCCTTTCCTGTCAGGCCGTCGAGAAACCAAACTTCCTGATCATAATCGCCGACGACCTGGGCTATAGCGACTTGGGCAGCTTCGGTGGCGAAATTCAAACACCCAACCTTGACTCCTTGGCACGCGAAGGCGTGCGCCTGACCAACTTCCAGGCCGCACCGACCTGTTCGCCGACCCGCTCGATGCTGCTCAGTGGAACAGACAGCCACCAGGCAGGCCTCGGCAACATGGGGGAATTGCTACAAGAGGACCAGAAAGGCAAACCGGGTTACGAAGGCTACCTCAACCAGCGCGTTGCCAACTTGGCGGAAGTCATGCAAGAGGCCGGCTACAGCACCTATACAACCGGCAAGTGGCATCTGGGCCGGACAGAGGAACTGAGTCCCAAGGCGCGCGGCTTTGACCGCTCGTACATCCTGGTACAGGGCGGCGCCAGCCACTTCGACGACCAGAAGGCGATCATCAGCGTCGACCCCAAAGCCATCTACCGCGAAGACGGCAAGCAGGTGGAGGTCCCCGAGGGCTTCTTCTCCAGCGAGTTCTATACCGATCGTATGATCCAGTACATCGAGGCCGACAAAGCCAAGGGCAAACCATTCCTCGGCGTACTCTCCTACACCGCGCCGCACTGGCCCCTGCATGCTCCGGATCAATGGATCGACAAGTACAAGGGCCGCTACGCCGAAGGCTACGAGGCACTGCGCCAGCAGCGACTGAAGCGTATGCAGGAGCAGGGTATTGTGCCTGCTGGAATCAGTGCCAATACCCCGATGGAAAGCGGGCTGCCGACCTGGGAACAGCTCACCGAGGAGCAACGCCAGCGCGAGGCACGCAGCATGGAGGTGTACGCCGCCATGGTCGACAACATGGATCACCATATCGGCCGCATGCTCGATTATCTGCGCCAGAGCGGCCAGCTGGACAATACCTTCGTGTTGTTCATGTCGGACAACGGCGCCGACGGCAACAGCCCGATCGACCTACCGGGCAACCGTGAATGGATGGCCTCAGACTTTGACAACAGCCTGGAAAACATGGGCCGCAAAGGCTCCTACATCGACTACGGCGCCCAGTGGGCACAGGTAGGCGCTACCCCTTATCCGTTCTTCAAGGGCTTCACCAGTCAGGGCGGCACCACGGTTCCGGTCATCGTCAAGTATCCGAGCCTGGAGAAGCAGGCCGGCCAGATCAACGGCGGTTTCTTCCATGTAATGGACGTTATGCCGACCATTCTTGAACTGGCCGGGATCAAGCACCCGGGCAACCGCTTCAAAGGACGCAGCGTTCAACCCATGCAAGGGCGCTCCATGCTACCCGGGCTGCTCGGCGAGGCCATGCCCGAGCGGGCTGTCGGCTGGGAGCTCTTTGGCCGCCGCGCCGTGCGCAAGGGTGACTGGAAGATGACCTGGATGACCGCGCCCTACGGGAGTGCAGCATGGAAACTGTACAACCTGGCGCAGGACCCGGTGGAAGCGAACGACCTGGCCGAACAGGAACCAGCCAAACTTGCAGAGCTCACCCAAGAATGGGATGACTATGTAAAGCGAAACAATGTGCTACTGGGTCCCGTGAAGATCAAATATGGCTTCGAAACCTGCCTGTACGAGCACTGCTTCGAGTAG